TCCCAATGGAAATAATTGCGGATCGGGCGGAAGAAATCATCGAAGTCGGAGAGCGAATCCCTCAGCTCTCCTGTAACATCCTGTAGCTCATGCGTCGTTCCGACCATGTTATGGGTAACGGCGACCATCTGTTTCATTAGCGCCAGCATGCGCTTCATGATGTTAATCGACTGAGCCATCATATCGGCCTGCTTGAGCATGTCATCCATACGCAATTCCTGGAATGGCATGTTCAGAAGTTGGCTGGCGCTACCCACGCTGATCATGAACGGAATGGTTGTGCGGTCGATCTGGGTACCTTCTGGGCGCGTCACCGATTGAACCGTGGCAACGCCTTGGACGGCGAATACCGCCTTGGCCAGCTTATTCAAAATCAGCATGTCGGCAGGATTGCGCATGTCATGGTCACTTTGAAGTACCAGCAAATCCGGAACCGTTAATTTCGATTCTGGGAAATGGCGCGCAGCGGCCGCGTAACCCTCGTTGGCAGGGATATCTTGCGGAATGAACTTTTGGTCGTTGTAGCTCGGATGGTAACCCGGCAACGTCAATAGCCCGATAAGCGAAATAGCCAGTGTGGCGGCAAGAATAGGTGCCGGCCACCGAACTGTTGCGGTTCCGATGCGCTGCCAAGCGTGTGTCTTGATCCGCCGTTTTGGATCGAACATGCCAAAACGGGCGCCAGCCGCCATGATCGCGGGAACCAGGGTCAGCGCGACCGCGACGGCAACCAATATGCCGATTGCGCCCGGGACCCCCAGGGGCTGGAAGAAGGGCAATCGGGTGAAACTGAGGCATGCGATGGCCCCAGCGATCGTCACGCCCGAGGCCAAGACGACCTTGGCGACGCTCCGATAGGTGATGTAGTAGGAGTTTTCACGGTCCTCGCCCGCTTGGCGCGCCTCCTGATAGCGCCCAACGAAGAAAATTCCGTAGTCCGTTCCGGCCGCGATGCCGACGGACACCAGGAGATTGACGACAAAGGTAGTGAGACCGACAAGCCCGTGAAGGCCGAGGAATGCCACGATCCCGCGGGCTACCTGCAATTCGATCAAGACCGTCAGCAGAATCACGACTGTGGTGATGATGGATCGGAAGACGATCACCAGCATTATGAAGATCACTGCGAACGTGACCAGCGTGATCAGAATGATCGTCCTGTTACCGCTCACACCCATGTCCGCGACGATCGCCGCAGGACCGGTGACGTACGCCTGCACTCCGGGGGGCGCGGGCGTGTTCTTGACGATTCTCTGGAGTGCAGCTACCGATGCGTTGCCCTCGGGCGCTCCCGTGGCGCCCTTGAGGGAGACCTGTACGTATACAGCTTTTCCGTCGGTGCTCTGGGCAGCACCCGCGGTGAGTGGATCGCCCCAGAAATCCTCGACGTGCTGAACGTGCGCTGTGTCGGCTTCGAACTGATGAACCAGATTGTCGTAGTACTCATGAGCATCGGCGCCGAGAGGCTGCTGCCCCTCAATCACGATCACTGCCAGAGTTCCGACATTAGACCCCGAGAACGCCTGACCCATTCGCTGAGCGGCCTTGGTCGACGGCGCATCCTGGGCGATTAGCGGTACCGAATGCTCTCTCTCAACCTGCTCCAAGGACGGAACGAAGAGCGTCAAAACTACGGTGAGCGCCACCCACAGCAAGATGATGGGAACCGAAAGGCGATGGATCCAACGGGCTGCGAATGGGCGGCGTTCCTGTACCGCATGGCTGTTACTCATAGCGCCGTCACACTGCAGGAGGTGAAGGCCCTGAACGCGTCTTTGATCTTCTCTGCCCTAACAGTGTTGTCAACGAGGATGCGGCAACCAATGCTGTCGCCAGTGCCCTGCGCCATCACGCTGCCCACCGCCGTCGTGTTACCGAGAGGGAACTCCAACGACCAGGGCAGGGGAACATTCTCGACGAATGTGGGAATGGAGTTGACGTCGAAATAGCTGATATCGGCGACGCTTCCCGGCGATCCGAAGACCTCATATGTCACGTGTTTGGGGTTATAGGGCGCCTCGTCCTTTTGCGTGTCGGCGTAGGCAGGACGGTCGTCTGATCCGAAAATGCCGTGCAGGCGCGACACGGTGAACGCTCCGGCACCGGCGACCACCAGGACCACCAGCGGAATCCATATCCGCTTGAAAACCCTGAGAATCACAGACCCCCTCCAGCTCGCTCCACGCCCGGCACCATGTCGGCGACCATGCAACTACACATCAGCCGCGACACGCCAGTCGGCACCCCCTCGAATGCGGTGTCGCCGTCAGGGCGGGCGTCGTTACCGCAAACACGAGGACCTAGGCGAGCGCAAACCGGTCGTGACGAGTAAACCATGCCTGCGGCCTCCGTATCGGGTGGATCCCGACGCAAAATGGGATCGCAATGCGTAGCGCGAGCGTAGCGGTACGGTACGGATATTTCCCACCCGCCCGCAAATCATGAAGGTGAGCTGTTTACCCGCCACGGTGAGAGGTATTTTCCAACCTGCGCTCGGGGTAAACCATCGTCCGACCTGGGGTTCGAACGACCCACCCGGCCGGACTCCGCGCTGGGTCCAGTACCACCGAGCCCCGCTCACCGGGAAATAACGAGAACGTGACAGCGTCCTGAAGTAGATGTAACACGGGGGAAACCCCTGCCGATATGGCAGTTGCATCTCGTCGCCAGGTTTCAAAACGCCGGGATGAAGGTAGTCGTGCCGGTAGTGAACATTTGGCACAGGTACGTGCTGGGCAACTAGAGTTCGTAATAGTCGTGAGGGAGGAAGTTCACAAATGAAGAAAACGACATTCACCCGGTTGGCCGTGGCCGCCAGCGGTCTGGCCCTGTCGGTGACCGCCGGCGCAGGTATCGCTGCGGCGCAACCGAACATCGACGCGATGGTCAATTCAACCTGTACCTACGATCAGGCGATCAGGGCCGTGAACGCGGAGAACCCGATGGCAGCGCAGTACCTGGCCCAGTCGCCGCCGAACCAGGAGTTCGTGCGTGTGTTCCTCAGTTCTTCGAAGGATCAACGCATCTCGCTGCTCAACCAGATCAAGAACAATCCGGGTATCGACCAGGCCATCCCGGTCTTCACCCAGATGATGACCAGCTGCGTCAACTACTGAGCCCTACCGGGCTTGGGGACTGAAGCGTTGATCCGCGCGAAGGTCACTCGCCAGATTCCCTAGGCCGTCGGCTGCTCATTCGAGACGTTCCAACGCGGACACCCTCGCCGTTGAGGGTGTCCGCGTTCTCATTGAAAAGTGAAACTAGTTGCGCCACAACTAGTTCGACGCGCCTGCGCTATCAGGACGTCTGGGCAAAAAATTCCAGGATGGCCGCGTTCACGACATCCGGCCGTTCGAGGAATCCCAGATGGCCCGTGTCGGCGATCTCCAGAAAGCGTCCATTGGGCAGGGCAGCCGCCACCTCGGCGCCGAGGTGTGGAGGAATGACCAAATCATCGGCGAATCCGATCACCAGCACGGGTGTGGTGATCGCCCGGTACGCCTGCAGCCTATCTTTCACCGGCGCAACGTGATGCTGCGCGCGGACGCCAGGAGTTGACTCGATGGGCCAGAATGTGAATGTGTCGATCCAGTCCTCGACGAGTGCGTCATCATTCAAGGTTTTAGGTGAAAACCCTTCTAGTAGACGCAGTTTGGCCGCATAGCTCGACGGCAACTGGATGTCGGCATCGGAGAAATCCTGTTCGGCCGCGCGGAAGAACTCGCGCGCCCGATCATGGCGTCCGCGGGTGGCCATCAGCGCTGCCTGACGCACCAACTCAGGACGGGCGAGCATCAACTCCTGCGCGATGAACGACCCCATCGAGACGGTCACCAGTCGGACGGGCGCGAGGTCGAGACTCTCGATCAGCTCCGCGGTATCGGCCACCATCGTCGCCGTCGTGAAATCGCTCTCATTCGCGGTCGCGCCCACTCCCCTGTTGTCGAACGTCACGACCCGGTAGCCGGCGGCAAGAAACGCGGGCACCTGATGGATCAGCCATGTGCGCCCAGCACCCCCCTGGCCAGCAATGAACAACACCGGTTCCCCATGACCGCGGTCATCGAAGGCCAAGTTCGACACGCAGGGAAAGTACTACAGTCAGCAAACTCACGTCGGGCGCGCCTGGGGGTTAACCCCCCCAAAAGTCTCTGGCAAACCTCCCGGGTTTACCCCCGCGAAAATTCGGCCCTTTGCCGAGCCGTGTGCGTCGCGTCCCGGCTAGACTCCCTGCCCATGCAAAGTGCGCTCGGGCAGGTGTTCGATCCGCGCGAGAACGCACTCAACGCGTGGCGGCTCGTGTTGGCATCCGGCGTCATCCTGCAGCATTCGTGGCCGCTGACCGGTCGAGAACTGGCGACGCCGTTCACAGGGCTGCTCACGCAGGTATGGGTGGACGCGTTCTTCGTGGTGTCAGGGTTCCTGATCACGGGGTCGTGGTTGAACAACCCACGTTTGCGGGAGTACGCCGTGGCACGTGCCTTACGGATCTTTCCCGGCCTGTGGGTCTGCCTGCTGGTCATCGCTTTTGTACTGGCCCCGATCGGGGCCGCCCTATCCGGCGGATCGTTGCGACTGTCATCGCAGATCGCCTATGTGCTGAACAACGCGGTGCTCAACATCTAATACACGGGTATCGACGGGACGCCCATGGGCGTGCCGTGGCCGGGGGTGTGGGACGGCCCGCTGTGGACCTTGATCTTCGAGGTGATGTGCTACATCGGCGTCGCCCTGCTGGGCGTCGCCGGACTGCTGCGGTGGCGGTGGACGGTTCCCGTCGTGTTCGTCTTGGGCGTCGCCGGCTCGGCAGTTGTGGGCTATCCGGTGATGTCGGTGGAGACGATTCCGCAGATGATGTTGCGCTTCATCGTCGTGTTCTCCGCAGGGGCGCTGATTTACCAGTACCGTGACCGGATTCCGGCTCGCTGGTGGCTGGTGGCGGTGTGCGCGGGCCTCGTCGTGGTTCTCGGCCTGCTGCCGAACTACCGGGTGTACGCGGCATTGCCGCTGGCCTACGCGGTGACGTGTCCGGGGCGCTGTTGAAGCGGCCCCTGCTGCGCAACGACCTGTCGTATGGCATGTACATCTATGCCTGGCCGGTACAACAGCTTCTGGCCGCGGCGGGCCTGGTCTGGCTGGATCCCCGAGTGTTCTTCGTGGTGGCCACGCTGTGCACGGTGCCACTGGCGGCCGCATCGTGGTTTGTCGTGGAGCGGCAGGCGATGAAGTTGAAGCGGCGGTTGCGCCGGAGGGAGTTCGCGGAGTCCGCGCCCGGGGGTTAACCCCCCTCAACCTGGTTGGTAAACGCAGTGTTGCTGCTCCGCAGCTGTCCGTAACTTCGGGGTATGGTCACAATCGCGGATCACAAAGCTGAGCCGGAAACGGCAGACACGGACACTCCCACTCCGCCGACGCGGCGTCACATCGGTTTTGCGCCCAGCGCGTCGATGATCGCCGGTGCGGCGATTGGTGTCGTGTGGGTGTGGGTGCCGATCATGATCGTGATCTTCGGCATCTCGGCACTTCCCACGATCATCGGGTTCGCGGTTGCCCTCGTCATGTTTGTGTACCTGATGCGCGGCGTCGAATGGCTCGAGCGCGTGCGCAGCGAGGCCGTCTTCGGCATGGGTCTGGCGGTGCCGCCCCGCAAGATCTCTCCTAAAACCGGCTTTTCCCGCTGGCTCCACCAACTCTGGCTGGACCTCAACAGCACCCGGTTCTGGAAGGGCTGCACGCATCACTTCATTCGGCTGGCCTACGACATGGCGGCCGTTGGGCTGGCTTTCGCTCTGCTGGCATTCGCCTTCTTCGCCCCGGCCGGGGCGTTCGCGATCAGCCGCAGCGGCCCCAACGCCGGGGTGATATTCCTCCCGCCGATGTTGGCGTGGCCGCTGGCCATCATCGCGTTCGCAATCGCCGCCGCAATCATCGTGTTCGCACCCATACTCGACGCGAAGATCGACAGCTGGCTGCTCGCGCCGTCGCCGACCGCGATTCTGAAACACGAGATGAACGCGCTGGCCGACGCGAGGTTGGGCGCCTTGACCTCGGCGCAGACCGAGCGTTACCGCATCGAACGCGACCTGCACGACAGCGTCCAGCCGCGTCTCGTGTCGCTGGCGATGACGATCGGCCTCGCACAGACCAAATTCGACACCGACCCCGCCGCCGCCAAGGAGCTGATCGCCGAGGCCCACGAGGACGCGAAAACCGCTCTGCTAGAACTGCGCAACGTCGTGCGCGGTATCGCGCCGACGATCCTCGCGGACCGGGGCCTGGACGCCGCACTCTCGTCGGTGGTGCAGCGCTCCGCCGTTCCGACGCTGCTGAATGTCGACCTCCCCCGTCGGATCCCCGAGGAGACCGAGTCGGTCGCGTACTTCATCGTCGCGGAGGCACTGACCAACGTCGCCAAGCACGCGCAGGCGTCGCGGGCTGTCGTCACCGTACGACTCGACGAGGTCGAAAACGTGCTCCACGTCTCGGTATTCGACGATGGCCACGGCGGCGCGAAGATCACCGACAGCGAAACCGCCACCGGATTGCGCGGATTGGCCGAACGGGTGCGCGCTGCTCGCGGCACGTTCACGGTTTCCAGCCCCTACACCGGTTCTACGACCATCACAGCGGAGCTTCCATGCGCATTGTGATCGCCGAAGATTCGGCGCTGCTGCGCGCAGGTATCGAACGCATCCTGACCGACGCCGGCCACGACGTGGTCGGCAGCGTGCCGGATGCGACGAACCTGCTGCGCCTGGTCAACGAGACCCGCCCGGATCTGGTGATCGTCGATGTCAGGATGCCGCCGACCTTCACCGATGAGGGAATCCGCTGCGCGGCCCTGCTGCGCAGTCAGAATCCCGAGTCGCCCGTACTGGTGTTGTCGCACTACGTCGAGGAGCGCTACGCCTCGGACCTCATCACCTCGGACACCCGCGGTTTCGGGTACCTGCTGAAGGACCGCGTCGCGGACGTACCGGCGTTTCTGGACGCGGTCAACGTCGTCGGCGGGGGCGGGACGCTGCTCGACCCCGAAGTCGTGTCTCAGATCCTCGCGCGGTCGCATCGCCGCAGCGCGCTCGACCAGCTCACTACTCGCGAGAGCGAGGTACTGCAACTGATGGCGGAAGGCAGGACCAACTCGGCGATCGCCTCGACACTGCACATGTCGACCGGATCCGCGGAGAAGCACATCGCCTCCATCTTCGCGAAACTCGGCCTGGTGCAAGACGACACCGAAAACCGCCGAGTCCTCGCCGTTCTGCGCTACCTCGAGTCGTGATCGAAAGGAATGAAGTCATGACGAACATGAAGTCCGACCGCGAGGTGATCGAGGCCGCCCTTGCGCTCATCGAGGCCGACAACGGGTGGACCCAGGGCACTTACTGGCGCGACGCCGACGGCTACGAGCTGCTGCCGTCCGTCGAGGTCCCGGGCGAATGGGTGCGAGTGCGCACCGAGCACGTCGGCGAGGGAGGCTATCGCGCGCACACCGATGCCGGTTCGACACCGTGCAGCTTCTGTCTCCAGGGAGCGCTGCGCATGGCCGCCGGCTGCTGGGGTTTCGGGCAGCCCACTCCGGGACATGAGCAGGTCGAGCGGCTGGAGGGCCTGCTGCTGCAGATGGCCAACTCGGTGGCCGCGCCGGGCTGGATCAGCCTGCCCGCCTTCAATGACGACGCTCGGACCACCCATGCCGACGCGATCCTGGTGCTCAAGCATGCCGCCGCACACCTCGAGGCGCAGGAGCGGCAGCCGTGAGCAAGGTCGACGTCGCCGAACGACCGCCCGAATTGAAGGGCGGTCACCGCACGATGATGCGGTTCGCACTCGTGCTCATCGCTGTATTGGTGTCCATCGGCAGCTTGATCAGCCTCTGCGTTATCGCTTTCGGGGTGAGCAGCATTCGCGTCGTCACGGACACGCAGGCGCTGCCGACCACGACGCGGGTGTTGGACATCAACACTGGCGACGTGCCGGTAGATGTCCGCCTCGTCACCGACGCCGATGTCAAGGAGCCCCGCGTCGACCTGCGTTTGGTCACGCGTGGTGACGGCACGCACCTGGCTGTCGCCGAGAACGCTGCCGACAGCCGAGTCACGCTCAGCGACAGCGGCTCCGGGTTCCTGTGGTTCAATCGCACCGGCGAGATCAAGGTGGTCCTTCCGCCTGATCTTGCGCAGGGTATGAGCGTGACGGTCAACAACCAGGCCCGCTCGATAGCCTGATTCCCCGAAATAGCCTGTAGCTCAGGGTATTTAATCCACCAGCCCAGCCTCAGCGCGCGTCGGCCCACACGTCGGCGCGGTGTACCGGCAGACCGTGGCCGGGCAGTAGGTGCTCGACGGGCAACGCGCGCAAGCGCTCTTCACTGCGCGTCGCGGCGGCGTTATCGACGGTCTCCGGGATGAACCACGCCTGGCCGCCTGCACTCAATACCGCGTCGCCCGAGATGAGGGTCCCGCTGTCGGCATGCCAGAAGGCGGTCGAACCGTCCGATCGGTGGGCGCATCGGGATCGCGCCGCGAGCAATAGTTGACGTACCAATCGGGCTTCGAATTTGGCGGAGCCCTCCAATTCGAAAGGTACGAACGATGAAAAACGCAAAGAACGGCACTCAGACGGTCAAGGTCGGCAGGCTGACCATCGCCAGCCCCGCAGGGCGACCGGCCCCCGATGCCTACTGCGTCGTCAAGGCCAGCGCCGTTGTCTGCGTCCCCTGCTTTGGACTGGTGGCGTAGGCGACGTGGCGCTTGAAGGTCAACTTGCAGAGGCGTTGGCATTCAACGCCCCATCTGTCATCGATCGACCCGTCAAGAACCGGGTCACCAGCGACTCGGCTTTCGCAGAACGGTTTTTCACTGAAGCAACGAAGTACCTCGTGCTGTGTGTCAATGGCCAACTCGATGTCCCCGCTGGTGGCCGGATAAAAGTCCCCACCCCGTGCGGTGATTCCTAGGTTGTGGTGGCGTTCTCCTTTCGGTGTTGGGCGTCTTTCATGCGGTAGGACTGGCCGTCGGTGATGACGACGGTGGCGTGGTGCAGGAGCCGGTCGAGGATGCTGACCGCGGTGGTCTGCTCGGGCAGGAACCGTCCCCATTGTTCGAAGGGCCAGTGCGACCCGATGGCCAAGGAGCGGCGTTCGTAGGCGCCGGCGACGAGCCGGAACAACAGCTGGGTGCCGGTGTCATCCAGTGGTGCGAAGCCGAGCTCGTCGAGAATGATGAGGTCGACTCGCAGCAGCGATTCGATGATCTTGCCGACGGTGTTGTCGGCCATCCCGCGGTAGAGCGTCTCCACGAGGTCGGCGGCGGCGAAGTAACGCACCTTGAGGCCGGCGTGGATCGCCGCGGTCCCCAACCCGATCAACGTGTGGCTCTTGCCGGTCCCGGCGGGGCCGATGATCGCCAGGTTCCGTTGTGCGCGTATCCATTCCAGACTTGACAGGTAGTCGAACACCTTCGGTTGGATCGACGATGTGGCCACATCGAAGCTCTCCAATGTCTTGGGCACGGGGAACGCGGCGGCCTTGAGCCGGTTGACGACGTTGGAAGCATCCCGAGCGGCCAGCTCGGTCTCCACCAGGGTCCGCAGCACCTCTTCAGGGGTCCAGCGTTGGGTCTTGGCGGTGATCAACACCTCCGGTGCCGTCCGCCGGATCGCCGCCAGCTTCAACCGCCGCAGCCCGGCATCCAGATCGGCATCCAATGGTGGAACCGACGGGGGTGCAATGGTTTTGGTATCGGTCAACGGTGCTGTCTTGGTCACGACATCACCTCACCGTCAGCGACGGGTGCGACCCGGTAGGCCTCCAGAGACCGGGTCGGGGCGACCGGCAGGTCCAGGATCAACGCATCCCCGGCTTCGCGTGGCTGCGGGGCGCCGGTGCCGGCGGCCAGGATGGAGCGCACGTCGGCGGCGCGGAACCGCCGGAACGCCACCGCCCGGTGCAGTGCCGCCACCAATTGCCGCTCACCGTGGGCGGCGCCCAGGGCGAGCAGGATCTCCAGCTCCGAGGCCAGTCGGGTGTTGCCGATCGCCGCAGCGCCGACCAGGAACGCCTGCGCGTCTTCACCGAGGTCGCA
The nucleotide sequence above comes from Mycolicibacterium moriokaense. Encoded proteins:
- a CDS encoding MMPL/RND family transporter — encoded protein: MSNSHAVQERRPFAARWIHRLSVPIILLWVALTVVLTLFVPSLEQVEREHSVPLIAQDAPSTKAAQRMGQAFSGSNVGTLAVIVIEGQQPLGADAHEYYDNLVHQFEADTAHVQHVEDFWGDPLTAGAAQSTDGKAVYVQVSLKGATGAPEGNASVAALQRIVKNTPAPPGVQAYVTGPAAIVADMGVSGNRTIILITLVTFAVIFIMLVIVFRSIITTVVILLTVLIELQVARGIVAFLGLHGLVGLTTFVVNLLVSVGIAAGTDYGIFFVGRYQEARQAGEDRENSYYITYRSVAKVVLASGVTIAGAIACLSFTRLPFFQPLGVPGAIGILVAVAVALTLVPAIMAAGARFGMFDPKRRIKTHAWQRIGTATVRWPAPILAATLAISLIGLLTLPGYHPSYNDQKFIPQDIPANEGYAAAARHFPESKLTVPDLLVLQSDHDMRNPADMLILNKLAKAVFAVQGVATVQSVTRPEGTQIDRTTIPFMISVGSASQLLNMPFQELRMDDMLKQADMMAQSINIMKRMLALMKQMVAVTHNMVGTTHELQDVTGELRDSLSDFDDFFRPIRNYFHWEPHCINIPICWSLRSLFVAFDGVDTITAKMEELVQNLDRLDALLPQMVAQLEPMIPIMESMRTMMLTMHSTMSGTIGAFQDNSENATAMAKAFNQAKNDESFYLPPEIFENADFKRVMDIFMSPDGKSARMLISQSGDPATPEGMARVDPIRTAAEEALKGTPLETSSVYLAGTAATVKDLVDGSRYDLLIAGVAALCLIFIIMLLMTRSFIAALVIVGTVVISMGASFGLSILVWQHLLGIQIHWVVVAMSVIVLLAVGSDYNLMLVSRMKEEIGAGLKTGIIRAMGGTGRVVTAAGLVFAATMASMLVSDLLTIGQVGTTIAMGLLFDTMVVRAFMTPSAAALLGRWFWWPQPVRSRPASHMLRSVGPRPLVRALLLRD
- a CDS encoding MmpS family transport accessory protein translates to MILRVFKRIWIPLVVLVVAGAGAFTVSRLHGIFGSDDRPAYADTQKDEAPYNPKHVTYEVFGSPGSVADISYFDVNSIPTFVENVPLPWSLEFPLGNTTAVGSVMAQGTGDSIGCRILVDNTVRAEKIKDAFRAFTSCSVTAL
- a CDS encoding hemophore-related protein; the encoded protein is MKKTTFTRLAVAASGLALSVTAGAGIAAAQPNIDAMVNSTCTYDQAIRAVNAENPMAAQYLAQSPPNQEFVRVFLSSSKDQRISLLNQIKNNPGIDQAIPVFTQMMTSCVNY
- a CDS encoding alpha/beta fold hydrolase encodes the protein MSNLAFDDRGHGEPVLFIAGQGGAGRTWLIHQVPAFLAAGYRVVTFDNRGVGATANESDFTTATMVADTAELIESLDLAPVRLVTVSMGSFIAQELMLARPELVRQAALMATRGRHDRAREFFRAAEQDFSDADIQLPSSYAAKLRLLEGFSPKTLNDDALVEDWIDTFTFWPIESTPGVRAQHHVAPVKDRLQAYRAITTPVLVIGFADDLVIPPHLGAEVAAALPNGRFLEIADTGHLGFLERPDVVNAAILEFFAQTS
- a CDS encoding sensor histidine kinase, yielding MVTIADHKAEPETADTDTPTPPTRRHIGFAPSASMIAGAAIGVVWVWVPIMIVIFGISALPTIIGFAVALVMFVYLMRGVEWLERVRSEAVFGMGLAVPPRKISPKTGFSRWLHQLWLDLNSTRFWKGCTHHFIRLAYDMAAVGLAFALLAFAFFAPAGAFAISRSGPNAGVIFLPPMLAWPLAIIAFAIAAAIIVFAPILDAKIDSWLLAPSPTAILKHEMNALADARLGALTSAQTERYRIERDLHDSVQPRLVSLAMTIGLAQTKFDTDPAAAKELIAEAHEDAKTALLELRNVVRGIAPTILADRGLDAALSSVVQRSAVPTLLNVDLPRRIPEETESVAYFIVAEALTNVAKHAQASRAVVTVRLDEVENVLHVSVFDDGHGGAKITDSETATGLRGLAERVRAARGTFTVSSPYTGSTTITAELPCAL
- a CDS encoding response regulator transcription factor, producing the protein MRIVIAEDSALLRAGIERILTDAGHDVVGSVPDATNLLRLVNETRPDLVIVDVRMPPTFTDEGIRCAALLRSQNPESPVLVLSHYVEERYASDLITSDTRGFGYLLKDRVADVPAFLDAVNVVGGGGTLLDPEVVSQILARSHRRSALDQLTTRESEVLQLMAEGRTNSAIASTLHMSTGSAEKHIASIFAKLGLVQDDTENRRVLAVLRYLES
- a CDS encoding DUF6197 family protein, producing MTNMKSDREVIEAALALIEADNGWTQGTYWRDADGYELLPSVEVPGEWVRVRTEHVGEGGYRAHTDAGSTPCSFCLQGALRMAAGCWGFGQPTPGHEQVERLEGLLLQMANSVAAPGWISLPAFNDDARTTHADAILVLKHAAAHLEAQERQP
- the istB gene encoding IS21-like element helper ATPase IstB; this encodes MTKTAPLTDTKTIAPPSVPPLDADLDAGLRRLKLAAIRRTAPEVLITAKTQRWTPEEVLRTLVETELAARDASNVVNRLKAAAFPVPKTLESFDVATSSIQPKVFDYLSSLEWIRAQRNLAIIGPAGTGKSHTLIGLGTAAIHAGLKVRYFAAADLVETLYRGMADNTVGKIIESLLRVDLIILDELGFAPLDDTGTQLLFRLVAGAYERRSLAIGSHWPFEQWGRFLPEQTTAVSILDRLLHHATVVITDGQSYRMKDAQHRKENATTT